A window of Cydia pomonella isolate Wapato2018A chromosome 25, ilCydPomo1, whole genome shotgun sequence genomic DNA:
AACTGTTTATTACATACATCACATGAAAATTTTTCACCAGTATGGGTTCTTCTATGATTCACCAATATGTTTCTTTGCGAAAACTTTCTCCCACATATTTCGCATGAGTATGGTTTTTCACCGGTGTGGACTCGTATGTGTGTGATTAAACCACTTCTATGCATGAACTGCATTTCACAAGTTTTACACTTGTATGGCTTGTCGCCAGTGTGGACCCGTCTATGTTTAGTCATAGAGTCTGAATCATAAAAGCTTTTTTGACACATATCGCATTTAAACGGTTTTTCACCAGTGTGTAACCTTATATGTAGTCGTAAATCAGCTACAGTTTTAAATAGCTTTCCACACGCTTCACACTTATACGGCCGTTCATTAGTATGTATTCTCATAATATGTTTGCCCAATTCATTCTGTTGTCTGAACCGCTTTTTGCACATTTCGCAGGGGAATGGTCTCTCTCCACTGTGGATCATTTTATGTAAGTTTAAGGAGTTTGTGCATGAAAATTCTTTTTCGCATTCGTCGCACGGGTATTTCCTAAGTCCAGTGTGACCCTCACTTAGCTTATGCTTCTGAAGTTCGGATTCGTTTAAGAATTGTAGTCCACATGTACCACAATCGTATttctttctatttatttttatatctatcTTAGACTTTAGGTGCAGTTGAAGATGTCGGATTAGTAGGTATTTCTGTTGATATGTTTTCCCGCAAGCGTCACAGACGTAAGTTTTTGTATCGGTGTTGTAGCTTGTCTGTTGTTTTTGAGTTGCTCCGGTGTGCCTCGCTTGTGGTAGCGGAGTAGAGCGGGGTTTGCTGAGCGGTACGAGAGGAGGACAGGGTATGGAGGTGAGACAGGCGCGTTGGTGCGCCGGATTTAGCGTTGTTAACTTGTTAGTTGAAGCTGCAACCAAACATAGTTAATgtttaaataatcaaataatagaAACGAAGATTTGATatctttattttctttgtttgttaGTTTTTATCTGTTAGTTGTTAGTTTTTGTCTGT
This region includes:
- the LOC133531719 gene encoding zinc finger protein 239-like isoform X1, producing METGGRSLSPKVKEEPEWHSAEDEVPPSVILLPEHMRVKVEVEFDEPSPGSSNDVLQRLPPLVASTNKLTTLNPAHQRACLTSIPCPPLVPLSKPRSTPLPQARHTGATQKQQTSYNTDTKTYVCDACGKTYQQKYLLIRHLQLHLKSKIDIKINRKKYDCGTCGLQFLNESELQKHKLSEGHTGLRKYPCDECEKEFSCTNSLNLHKMIHSGERPFPCEMCKKRFRQQNELGKHIMRIHTNERPYKCEACGKLFKTVADLRLHIRLHTGEKPFKCDMCQKSFYDSDSMTKHRRVHTGDKPYKCKTCEMQFMHRSGLITHIRVHTGEKPYSCEICGRKFSQRNILVNHRRTHTGEKFSCDVCNKQFTRTHKLKVHKQKHLNETTENLDDHC